The proteins below are encoded in one region of Sideroxydans lithotrophicus ES-1:
- a CDS encoding PIN domain-containing protein, producing MLGIDTNVLVRFLVRDDEAQFEKARKLIRREVAAGRSVFVNQMVLMETEWVLRSRYAVPKSQIIEAISGLLNATDIQFEDEPAIEEALFMWKDTTAGFADCLICAKNRRLGCRSTATFDIKASHLPGFIAA from the coding sequence ATGCTTGGAATTGACACTAACGTCCTCGTTCGCTTTTTGGTTCGGGACGACGAAGCCCAGTTCGAAAAGGCTCGCAAGCTGATCAGGCGGGAAGTTGCAGCTGGTCGCAGCGTTTTCGTAAACCAAATGGTTCTCATGGAAACTGAATGGGTGTTACGTAGCCGATATGCCGTACCTAAAAGCCAGATCATCGAAGCTATTTCCGGCTTACTGAATGCAACCGATATTCAATTTGAAGATGAGCCGGCCATTGAGGAGGCTCTTTTCATGTGGAAAGATACAACTGCCGGCTTTGCTGATTGCCTGATCTGCGCAAAAAACCGACGTCTGGGATGTCGATCGACGGCAACCTTCGACATAAAGGCTTCTCATTTGCCGGGTTTTATCGCCGCCTAA
- a CDS encoding AbrB/MazE/SpoVT family DNA-binding domain-containing protein: MTTDATLTSKGQTTIPKEIRDSLHMKAGDRMTFTLMPDSTVVMRVKSKSAADLAGMLHKKGRKPVPVEQLSR; this comes from the coding sequence ATGACAACCGATGCAACACTTACCAGCAAGGGGCAAACGACAATTCCAAAGGAAATCCGGGATAGCCTTCACATGAAGGCTGGAGACCGAATGACCTTCACGTTGATGCCTGATTCTACCGTCGTCATGCGAGTGAAAAGCAAGAGCGCTGCCGATCTGGCTGGCATGCTGCACAAGAAGGGGCGGAAGCCTGTTCCTGTAGAGCAATTGTCACGCTAA
- a CDS encoding ABC transporter substrate-binding protein, which produces MNVNKLGKTMKHWMAGVLVSIAAICSIPAHAAQPLTIGYSDWPGWVAWQVAIEKGWLKEAGVDAKFQWFDYSASMDAFAAGKIDSVLMTNGDTLVTGSGGGKGIMMLITDYSNGNDMIVAKPGIKSLTDLKGKKVSVEPGLVEHLLLLNGLKKLGMKESDVTLVNAKTNEMPQMLASADISAVGAWQPVSGQAMAAMPGSKPIYTSADEPGLIYDVLAVNPASLKSRRADWAKVVKVWGRVVKYINDPKTQPDAVKIMSARVGLTPEAYLPLLKGTKLLNLSEGKKAMVKGTGFNSLYGSSEIANKFNVANDVYKTSQDVDSYIDPSFYHAK; this is translated from the coding sequence ATGAATGTAAATAAACTCGGTAAGACAATGAAGCACTGGATGGCGGGTGTGCTGGTATCGATTGCGGCCATTTGTTCCATTCCTGCGCACGCAGCCCAGCCGCTGACCATAGGTTATAGCGACTGGCCAGGTTGGGTGGCATGGCAAGTGGCAATCGAAAAAGGCTGGCTCAAGGAAGCGGGCGTCGACGCGAAATTTCAATGGTTCGACTATTCGGCATCCATGGATGCATTTGCTGCCGGCAAGATTGATTCGGTATTGATGACCAACGGCGATACGCTGGTAACGGGCTCGGGTGGCGGCAAGGGCATCATGATGCTGATCACCGACTATTCCAATGGCAACGACATGATCGTGGCCAAGCCCGGCATCAAATCGCTGACCGATCTGAAAGGCAAAAAAGTGTCCGTGGAACCGGGCCTGGTTGAGCATCTGCTGTTGCTGAATGGCCTGAAGAAACTCGGCATGAAAGAGTCCGATGTCACACTGGTAAATGCCAAGACGAATGAAATGCCGCAAATGCTGGCCTCTGCCGACATCTCGGCCGTGGGTGCCTGGCAACCTGTCTCCGGTCAGGCGATGGCTGCAATGCCTGGCTCCAAGCCAATTTACACCTCGGCCGACGAACCCGGCCTGATCTATGACGTACTGGCAGTCAACCCCGCCAGCCTGAAGTCGCGTCGTGCCGATTGGGCAAAAGTGGTCAAGGTATGGGGTCGTGTCGTCAAATACATCAACGATCCAAAGACTCAGCCCGACGCAGTCAAGATCATGTCTGCTCGTGTGGGTCTGACACCGGAAGCTTATCTGCCATTGCTCAAGGGTACCAAGCTGCTGAATCTGAGCGAAGGCAAGAAGGCCATGGTCAAGGGCACCGGTTTCAATTCCCTGTACGGTTCGTCGGAGATTGCAAACAAATTCAATGTGGCCAACGACGTCTACAAGACTTCGCAAGACGTGGATAGCTACATCGACCCATCTTTTTATCACGCTAAATAA
- a CDS encoding ABC transporter permease produces the protein MSDVSQLLTRHIWARKHALQVVGSFLLPLLLWCAVSYLPFIWHPKMLIEEPGGVDYFRAGMLVDKSVFKDELANMQTQKLALPQGKPANPIYLPAPHEVAKAFYTAFTKEPEQKDMPWLHESLWHSIQIIFWGFVISSIIGVPLGILSGTYSTMARLNEPFIEFFRYLPAPAFGALAVAVLGIYDAPKISIIVIGTLFQQILIVANTTRKLDPTIVEAALTLGTNRLRMLTRVVVPGILPDLYRDQRILLGWAWTYLIVAELIGTSSGITWFITQQARYQHFDNVYAAIMMIGIIGFGTDILLGKLGRRLFPWDRSQKKE, from the coding sequence ATGAGTGATGTTTCGCAATTGCTGACCAGACATATTTGGGCGCGCAAACACGCGTTGCAAGTTGTCGGCTCGTTCTTGCTGCCGCTATTGCTCTGGTGCGCGGTAAGTTATCTGCCCTTCATCTGGCATCCCAAGATGCTCATCGAAGAGCCGGGCGGTGTCGATTATTTCCGTGCAGGCATGCTGGTGGACAAAAGTGTCTTCAAGGATGAACTCGCCAATATGCAAACGCAGAAACTTGCGTTGCCGCAGGGAAAGCCGGCCAACCCGATCTATCTGCCTGCGCCACATGAAGTGGCCAAGGCTTTTTACACGGCATTTACCAAAGAGCCTGAACAGAAGGACATGCCCTGGTTGCATGAAAGTTTGTGGCACAGCATCCAGATCATTTTCTGGGGTTTTGTGATCTCTTCAATAATTGGTGTACCGCTGGGCATACTGTCCGGCACCTATTCCACAATGGCTCGATTGAACGAGCCATTCATCGAATTCTTTCGCTACCTGCCCGCGCCTGCTTTCGGCGCCCTGGCAGTTGCGGTACTCGGCATTTACGATGCGCCGAAGATATCCATCATCGTGATCGGCACCTTGTTCCAGCAGATCCTGATCGTGGCAAACACCACGCGCAAGCTGGATCCCACCATCGTCGAGGCTGCATTGACCCTGGGAACAAACCGCCTGCGGATGCTGACCCGCGTGGTGGTGCCGGGGATTCTGCCCGATCTCTATCGTGACCAGCGCATCTTGCTGGGTTGGGCATGGACATACCTGATCGTGGCAGAGCTGATCGGTACCAGTTCCGGCATCACCTGGTTCATTACGCAACAAGCCCGCTACCAGCATTTCGACAACGTGTACGCCGCCATCATGATGATCGGCATCATCGGTTTTGGAACGGACATCCTGCTGGGAAAACTGGGACGTCGATTGTTCCCGTGGGACAGAAGCCAGAAGAAAGAATGA
- a CDS encoding ABC transporter ATP-binding protein produces MKNRTYLEQSDAVRARFDTIKQRNVILEARHLGKTFASAQGEVEALRDINFKIHRREIICVVGPSGCGKSTLARTLAGLEKQSSGEMLIDGKPVNGPGQDRGMVFQGYSLFPWLTVKKNVMFGPEMNGAGRDDAERDAMLWIDLVGLSRFANAYPHQLSGGMRQRVAIARALVNQPRILLMDEPFGALDAQTRIKMQTHLLDIWRNVDITIVFITHDLDEAIFLADRILVLKAHPGEVQEMIEVPVPRPRSTAQFGGAEFRATKQRLEELIHPPVQPEENEDESAIKPHLIRFTHVTDNVE; encoded by the coding sequence ATGAAAAATAGAACATATCTGGAACAATCCGATGCTGTGCGCGCACGCTTCGACACGATCAAGCAGCGCAATGTCATTCTCGAAGCGCGTCATCTGGGCAAGACCTTCGCTTCTGCACAAGGCGAGGTGGAAGCGCTGCGCGATATCAATTTCAAGATACACCGGCGCGAGATTATTTGCGTGGTCGGGCCTTCTGGCTGCGGAAAATCGACCCTGGCCAGGACGCTGGCCGGACTGGAGAAGCAGAGTTCCGGCGAAATGCTGATAGACGGCAAGCCGGTAAACGGCCCGGGTCAGGATCGCGGCATGGTGTTCCAGGGTTACTCGCTGTTTCCATGGCTGACGGTGAAAAAGAATGTGATGTTCGGCCCGGAAATGAATGGAGCCGGCCGCGACGATGCCGAGCGCGACGCGATGCTATGGATCGACCTGGTGGGCCTGAGCAGATTTGCCAACGCATATCCCCATCAGCTCTCAGGCGGCATGCGCCAGCGCGTGGCGATCGCACGTGCGTTGGTGAACCAGCCGCGCATATTGCTGATGGACGAGCCCTTCGGCGCACTGGATGCGCAGACACGTATCAAGATGCAGACCCACTTGCTGGACATCTGGCGCAACGTGGATATCACCATCGTGTTCATCACGCACGATCTGGACGAAGCCATTTTCCTGGCCGACCGCATCCTGGTATTGAAGGCACATCCAGGCGAGGTGCAGGAGATGATCGAAGTGCCGGTCCCGCGTCCCCGCTCCACGGCCCAATTCGGAGGAGCAGAGTTTCGCGCCACCAAGCAGCGTCTGGAAGAGCTGATCCATCCGCCTGTACAGCCGGAAGAGAATGAAGACGAGAGCGCGATCAAGCCGCACCTGATCCGCTTCACGCATGTGACCGACAACGTGGAGTAA
- a CDS encoding creatininase family protein codes for MRWSELTWSEIPAALAAVNHAAILPVGATEQHGPHLGCGVDFVIAEELCLAVSEKTRVPVLPTLPYGSSLGHSKRWPGTISLQPITLIEVVKQIGDWAYHSGVRRLFIVNAHVTNVAPLRCALEMLRAEHDDMMVASIGSATLSDRVRKFHFADAADWHANDAETSLMLAIAPALVRPELCAEADDMDRTGGCIFPHPVNRTSLNGVTGKPSQASADKGRSGFDWMVEDLSALIAKGLTEKPPLDFEYNSHYDDAA; via the coding sequence ATGCGCTGGTCAGAACTAACCTGGTCCGAAATTCCTGCGGCACTGGCTGCAGTGAACCATGCAGCCATCCTGCCGGTGGGCGCCACCGAGCAGCACGGTCCGCATCTGGGTTGCGGCGTCGACTTCGTGATCGCCGAGGAGCTGTGTCTGGCTGTCTCCGAAAAAACCCGGGTGCCGGTGCTGCCCACGCTGCCCTACGGCAGTTCACTGGGTCACAGCAAGCGCTGGCCCGGCACCATTTCATTGCAACCCATCACGCTGATCGAGGTGGTCAAACAGATTGGCGACTGGGCGTATCACAGCGGCGTACGCCGATTGTTCATCGTGAATGCACATGTCACCAACGTCGCGCCGCTGCGCTGCGCACTGGAGATGCTGCGCGCCGAACACGACGACATGATGGTGGCATCCATCGGCAGCGCCACGCTCAGCGACCGGGTGCGCAAGTTTCATTTTGCCGATGCAGCCGACTGGCATGCCAACGATGCCGAGACTTCGCTGATGCTGGCGATTGCACCTGCCTTGGTGCGCCCCGAGCTGTGTGCCGAGGCAGATGATATGGACCGCACCGGGGGCTGCATTTTTCCGCACCCGGTCAACCGCACCAGCCTGAACGGCGTCACCGGCAAACCGAGCCAGGCCAGTGCCGACAAAGGACGCAGCGGTTTCGACTGGATGGTGGAGGACCTGAGCGCGCTGATTGCGAAGGGCCTCACCGAAAAGCCGCCGCTGGATTTTGAATACAACTCACATTACGACGATGCCGCCTGA
- the glnT gene encoding type III glutamate--ammonia ligase, with protein sequence MSTNEKVTKLQKELSDKGVKYCIGAYVDIHGVPKAKVVPIDHLGHMAKGSERYTGYALDGLGQAPNDDELTSVPDLDSVIQLPWEPKIAWMAADNHFQGKPYPLNTRVALKNQMAKAAELGYGMNLGIECEIFLLKQDAEGKLSVPDAEDKLTKPCYDVRGFTNSFSWLDKMASAINGLGWDLYSFDHEDANGQFEFDFNYADALTTCDRLIFFRYMAKHYAKEEGLLATMMPKPFADKTGNAAHFNMSLYDLKSGKNLFACDPKDDPRGIGLTPLGYMFIGGILKHGRALCAVFAPTVNSYKRLVRRGAMSYFTWAPVFNSYGSNNRTNSVRVPSGGGRCESRNADGAVNPYLAAALVLAAGLEGIREGLDPGNPNEDNLYDISESERSKRGIEFLPQTLQEAVAAFAADPLVEQALGKELKEEFIRYKTEEWQAYHLTVSKWEVERYSYMF encoded by the coding sequence ATGAGCACCAACGAGAAGGTCACCAAACTGCAGAAGGAATTATCCGACAAGGGCGTCAAGTACTGCATCGGTGCATATGTCGATATTCATGGCGTGCCCAAGGCCAAGGTGGTGCCCATAGATCATCTCGGTCACATGGCCAAAGGTTCGGAGCGCTACACCGGCTATGCGCTGGACGGTCTCGGCCAGGCGCCCAACGACGACGAGCTGACCTCGGTACCGGATCTCGACAGCGTGATCCAGCTGCCGTGGGAACCGAAGATCGCCTGGATGGCGGCAGACAATCATTTCCAGGGCAAGCCTTACCCGCTCAACACGCGCGTGGCGCTGAAGAACCAGATGGCCAAGGCGGCCGAGCTGGGTTACGGCATGAACCTCGGCATCGAGTGCGAGATCTTTCTGCTCAAGCAGGATGCAGAGGGCAAGCTGTCGGTGCCGGATGCAGAAGATAAACTGACCAAGCCTTGCTACGACGTGCGCGGTTTCACCAACAGCTTCAGCTGGCTGGACAAGATGGCTAGCGCCATCAACGGGCTGGGCTGGGACTTGTATTCGTTCGACCATGAAGACGCCAACGGCCAGTTCGAATTCGATTTCAACTATGCCGATGCGCTCACCACCTGCGACCGGCTGATCTTCTTCCGCTACATGGCCAAGCACTACGCAAAGGAGGAGGGCCTGCTCGCCACCATGATGCCCAAGCCCTTCGCCGACAAAACGGGGAACGCGGCGCACTTCAACATGTCGCTCTACGACCTGAAGAGCGGCAAGAACCTGTTCGCCTGCGACCCCAAGGATGACCCGCGCGGGATCGGTTTGACTCCGCTGGGCTACATGTTCATCGGCGGCATACTCAAGCACGGGCGCGCACTGTGTGCGGTGTTCGCCCCGACGGTCAACAGTTACAAGCGCCTGGTGCGCAGGGGTGCCATGAGTTATTTCACCTGGGCGCCGGTGTTCAATTCCTACGGCTCCAACAACCGCACCAATTCGGTCCGGGTTCCTTCCGGCGGTGGCCGTTGCGAATCGCGCAATGCCGACGGCGCTGTGAACCCTTATCTGGCTGCGGCGCTGGTGCTGGCCGCCGGACTGGAAGGAATACGCGAAGGACTCGACCCCGGCAATCCAAACGAAGATAATCTGTACGACATCTCGGAAAGCGAACGCAGCAAGCGCGGCATCGAATTCCTGCCGCAGACGCTGCAGGAAGCCGTGGCAGCCTTCGCAGCAGACCCGCTGGTCGAGCAGGCGCTGGGCAAAGAGTTGAAGGAAGAGTTCATCCGCTACAAGACGGAAGAGTGGCAGGCCTATCACCTCACCGTGAGCAAATGGGAAGTGGAGCGTTACAGCTATATGTTCTGA
- the nikR gene encoding nickel-responsive transcriptional regulator NikR → MKASSQKKISTLVSRVSISLPPPLLNELDSMVESRGYESRSQAIGEMVNYQLSEHKRTLGNEVMVGTITLLYDRLTRDLQKKLADMQYKHINEVISSLHVHLTEDQMMEVILVQGPAAELQAVANEMITLRGIITGRLQLLAAVIPPVHPLSANENRVSSPRNARKAKG, encoded by the coding sequence ATGAAAGCCAGCAGCCAGAAAAAGATTTCCACATTGGTCAGCCGCGTCAGCATCTCGTTGCCGCCGCCGCTGTTGAACGAGCTCGACAGCATGGTGGAAAGCCGGGGCTATGAGAGCCGTTCGCAAGCGATAGGCGAGATGGTGAATTACCAGCTCAGCGAGCACAAACGCACGCTCGGCAACGAGGTGATGGTGGGAACGATCACTTTGCTCTATGACCGCCTGACCCGCGACTTGCAGAAGAAGCTTGCCGATATGCAGTACAAGCATATCAATGAGGTGATCAGTTCGCTGCACGTCCATCTTACCGAGGACCAGATGATGGAAGTCATTCTGGTGCAGGGGCCTGCCGCAGAACTGCAGGCGGTCGCGAATGAAATGATCACGCTTCGGGGGATCATCACCGGACGTTTGCAATTGCTGGCAGCAGTCATTCCGCCTGTGCATCCCTTGTCTGCCAACGAGAACAGGGTATCTTCGCCGCGCAACGCGCGAAAAGCCAAAGGTTGA
- the murI gene encoding glutamate racemase, with protein sequence MQPAGAIGVFDSGVGGLSVLQHIRHTLPHERLIYVADSGHVPYGDKSPAFIEARALAITRFLISQGAEAIVIACNTATAAAAHTLRVKFNKMPILAMEPAVKPAIAVTQSRVVGVLATVGTLESARFAALLEKYGGWKVKIETQGCPGLVEQVERGELHSARTRELVERYTAPLLRKGADTLILGCTHYPFLAPLIREIVGDNITLIDTGAAVARHLQHRVKAELPPRIVGEASERFFTSGDPEQASRIMSMLWQKDVVAEQLPGEFL encoded by the coding sequence ATGCAACCTGCGGGGGCGATCGGCGTGTTCGATTCTGGCGTGGGCGGATTGTCCGTCCTGCAGCACATCCGCCACACGCTGCCGCACGAGCGCCTGATCTACGTCGCCGATTCCGGCCACGTACCCTACGGCGACAAGTCGCCCGCTTTCATCGAGGCACGCGCGCTGGCGATCACGCGTTTTCTGATCAGCCAGGGCGCGGAGGCCATCGTGATCGCCTGCAACACCGCCACCGCCGCCGCCGCGCACACCTTGCGCGTCAAATTCAACAAGATGCCTATCCTGGCCATGGAGCCCGCCGTGAAGCCCGCCATCGCTGTGACGCAAAGCCGTGTGGTCGGGGTGTTGGCAACCGTCGGCACGCTGGAAAGCGCGCGCTTCGCGGCACTGCTGGAAAAATACGGCGGCTGGAAAGTAAAGATAGAGACCCAAGGATGTCCCGGCCTGGTCGAGCAGGTCGAACGCGGCGAACTGCACAGTGCCCGCACGCGCGAGCTGGTCGAACGTTATACGGCGCCGCTGCTCAGAAAAGGGGCGGACACCCTGATCCTGGGTTGCACCCACTACCCGTTTCTGGCACCGCTGATTCGCGAAATAGTGGGCGACAACATCACGTTGATCGACACCGGTGCCGCTGTCGCGCGCCATTTGCAACATCGCGTCAAGGCCGAATTGCCGCCTCGAATCGTCGGCGAAGCTTCGGAACGTTTCTTTACCAGCGGCGATCCCGAACAAGCTTCGCGCATCATGTCGATGCTGTGGCAGAAAGATGTTGTCGCAGAGCAACTTCCCGGCGAGTTCCTGTAG
- a CDS encoding ABC-F family ATPase, which produces MLSTANITMQFGAKPLFENVSVKFGDGNRYGLIGANGCGKSTFMKILGGDLEQTSGEVMLDRSERLGKLRQDQFAYEDRRVLDVVMMGHAEMWEAMSERDAIYANPDASEEDYMRAADLEATFAEYDGYTAEARAGELLLGVGIAIELHQGPMSAVAPGFKLRVLLAQALFSNPDILLLDEPTNNLDINTIRWLEDILNARNSTMVIISHDRHFLNSVCTHMADLDYGKITVYPGNYNDYMLASTQAREQQSADNAKAKEKVAELKAFVARFSANASKAKQATSRARQIDKIKIEDIKPSSRQYPFIRFEYDEREKLHRVAVEVQKMAKGFDRMLFSNVNFRIDAGEKVAIIGPNGIGKTTLLRCLAGDLQPDTGTIKWAEKAKLGYYAQDHAADFAEDKDMMSWMTDWRGPSDDDQVVRGTLGRLLFSGDDVKKKVKVLSGGEKGRMLFGKLMLAKPNVLLMDEPTNHMDMEAIESLNTALDLYKGTLVFVSHDREFVSSLATRIIEISAKGVNDYHGTYEEFLRDQMAE; this is translated from the coding sequence ATGTTATCCACAGCAAATATCACCATGCAGTTCGGCGCCAAGCCGTTGTTCGAGAACGTCTCCGTCAAGTTCGGCGACGGCAACCGCTACGGCCTCATCGGCGCCAACGGCTGCGGCAAGTCCACTTTCATGAAGATCCTCGGCGGCGATCTGGAGCAGACCTCGGGCGAGGTGATGCTGGACAGGAGCGAGCGCCTGGGCAAATTGCGCCAGGATCAGTTCGCTTATGAAGACAGGCGCGTGCTGGATGTGGTGATGATGGGCCATGCCGAGATGTGGGAAGCGATGTCGGAACGCGACGCGATCTACGCCAACCCCGATGCTTCGGAAGAAGACTACATGCGCGCCGCCGACCTGGAAGCGACCTTCGCCGAATACGACGGGTACACTGCCGAAGCCCGCGCGGGCGAATTGCTGCTTGGCGTCGGCATCGCCATCGAACTGCATCAGGGGCCGATGAGTGCCGTGGCTCCGGGTTTCAAACTGCGCGTGCTGCTGGCGCAGGCGCTGTTCTCCAATCCGGACATCCTGCTGCTGGACGAGCCGACCAACAACCTGGACATCAACACCATCCGCTGGCTGGAGGATATCCTCAACGCGCGCAACTCGACGATGGTCATCATCTCGCACGACCGCCATTTCTTGAACAGCGTGTGCACGCACATGGCCGACCTCGACTACGGCAAGATCACCGTGTATCCGGGCAACTACAACGATTACATGCTGGCTTCCACGCAGGCGCGCGAACAGCAGTCCGCCGACAACGCCAAAGCCAAGGAAAAGGTCGCCGAACTGAAGGCTTTCGTGGCGCGCTTCTCGGCCAACGCCTCCAAGGCCAAGCAGGCCACCTCGCGCGCGCGCCAGATCGACAAGATCAAGATCGAGGACATCAAGCCTTCCAGCCGCCAGTATCCGTTCATCCGCTTCGAATACGACGAGCGCGAGAAGCTGCACCGCGTTGCGGTGGAAGTGCAGAAGATGGCCAAGGGTTTCGACCGCATGCTGTTCTCCAACGTCAACTTCCGCATCGACGCGGGCGAGAAGGTCGCCATCATCGGCCCCAACGGTATCGGTAAAACGACCTTGCTGCGTTGTCTGGCGGGCGATCTGCAGCCCGACACCGGCACCATCAAGTGGGCGGAGAAGGCCAAGCTCGGCTACTACGCGCAGGATCACGCCGCCGATTTCGCCGAAGACAAAGACATGATGTCCTGGATGACCGATTGGCGCGGGCCTTCCGACGACGACCAGGTGGTGCGCGGCACGCTGGGCCGCTTGCTGTTCTCCGGCGACGACGTGAAAAAGAAGGTGAAAGTGCTGTCCGGCGGCGAAAAGGGCCGCATGCTGTTCGGCAAGCTCATGCTGGCCAAGCCGAATGTACTGCTGATGGACGAACCGACCAACCACATGGACATGGAAGCCATCGAGTCGCTCAACACCGCTCTCGACCTGTACAAGGGCACGCTGGTGTTCGTCAGCCATGACCGCGAGTTCGTGTCGTCATTGGCGACGCGCATCATCGAGATCTCGGCCAAGGGCGTGAACGACTACCACGGCACGTACGAAGAATTCCTGCGCGACCAGATGGCGGAATAA
- a CDS encoding RBBP9/YdeN family alpha/beta hydrolase has product MSAPVLILPGIGNSGPLHWQSLWERVHPEFVRVQQRDWDRPVCEEWVATLEAAVKQAGPQAILVAHSLGCLTVAHWASGPHSPAAAALLVAVPDPNGPNCPKGITGYSLTPTQLLPFPSTVVISADDPYGSAEHAERLARAWGSRVVHIGECGHINADSGLGEWREGYDLLEQLRA; this is encoded by the coding sequence ATGTCCGCACCCGTCCTCATTCTCCCCGGCATCGGCAATTCGGGCCCGCTGCACTGGCAATCCCTGTGGGAACGGGTGCACCCCGAATTCGTGCGCGTGCAACAGCGCGACTGGGACAGGCCGGTTTGCGAGGAGTGGGTGGCAACGCTGGAAGCCGCCGTGAAGCAGGCCGGACCTCAGGCCATCCTGGTGGCCCACAGCCTCGGCTGTCTGACCGTCGCGCATTGGGCGTCGGGGCCGCACTCACCTGCGGCGGCAGCTTTGCTGGTGGCCGTGCCTGACCCGAACGGGCCGAACTGCCCCAAAGGCATAACGGGTTATTCGCTTACGCCAACTCAGCTGTTGCCCTTCCCTAGCACCGTGGTGATCAGCGCCGATGATCCGTACGGTTCCGCGGAGCATGCAGAGCGTCTGGCGCGAGCCTGGGGAAGCCGTGTCGTTCACATCGGCGAGTGCGGTCACATCAATGCGGACAGCGGTCTGGGCGAGTGGCGGGAAGGCTACGATCTGCTCGAGCAGCTTCGCGCCTGA
- the gshA gene encoding glutamate--cysteine ligase, with translation MVPRLTTALKGPLLDLEQRILTAQPTIEHWFRTQWQEHTPPFYSSVDLRNSGFKLAPVDTNLFPGGFNNLNPEFIPLCVHAVQSAVEKICPEARGLLLVPENHTRNQFYLQNLEQLARILRQAGLNVRIGSLLPEITQPTTLELANGGSITLEPLVRKGNRLGVADFDPCVVLLNNDLSSGAPDILKDLEQTVLPPLLAGWYNRRKSGHFAAYREVSRQFAELLGIDPWMIDPYFAVCNQVNFHEKVGEECLSSQVDLVLTQIRAKYAEYGVKQDPFVIVKADAGTYGMGIMTVKDASEVRDLNRKQRNKMAVVKEGLQVSDVLVQEGVYSFEDLNEAVAEPVVYMIDRYVVGGFYRVHTDRGVDENLNAPGMRFSPLAFDSCCAFPNPDCAPDDTPNRFYAYGVVGRLAMLAASVELEEMHQ, from the coding sequence ATGGTTCCTCGTTTAACTACCGCCCTCAAGGGCCCGCTGCTCGATCTGGAGCAGCGCATCCTCACCGCGCAGCCAACCATAGAACATTGGTTCCGCACGCAATGGCAGGAGCACACGCCGCCGTTCTATTCCTCCGTGGACCTGCGCAACAGCGGCTTCAAGCTGGCCCCCGTGGATACCAATCTGTTCCCCGGCGGTTTCAACAACCTCAATCCGGAATTCATTCCGCTGTGCGTGCATGCCGTGCAAAGCGCGGTAGAAAAGATCTGCCCGGAAGCGCGCGGTTTGCTGCTGGTTCCGGAGAACCACACGCGCAACCAGTTCTATCTGCAGAACCTGGAACAGCTCGCGCGCATCCTGCGCCAGGCCGGGCTGAATGTGCGCATCGGCTCGCTGTTGCCGGAGATCACGCAGCCCACGACGCTGGAGCTGGCTAACGGCGGCTCGATCACGCTGGAGCCGCTGGTGCGCAAGGGCAACCGCCTCGGTGTGGCGGATTTCGATCCCTGCGTGGTGTTGCTCAACAACGACCTGTCTTCCGGCGCGCCGGACATCCTCAAGGATCTGGAGCAGACCGTGCTGCCGCCGTTGCTGGCCGGCTGGTACAACCGGCGCAAGTCCGGGCATTTCGCGGCTTACCGTGAGGTGAGCAGGCAATTCGCCGAACTGCTCGGCATCGACCCGTGGATGATCGACCCGTATTTTGCGGTGTGCAACCAGGTCAATTTCCATGAAAAGGTCGGCGAAGAATGTCTCTCGTCGCAAGTGGATCTTGTCTTGACGCAGATCCGTGCGAAATACGCCGAATACGGTGTGAAGCAGGACCCGTTCGTGATCGTCAAAGCCGATGCGGGAACCTACGGCATGGGCATCATGACGGTGAAGGACGCAAGCGAGGTGCGCGATCTCAACCGCAAGCAGCGTAACAAGATGGCCGTGGTCAAGGAAGGGTTGCAGGTCTCGGACGTACTGGTGCAGGAGGGTGTCTATTCTTTCGAAGACCTGAACGAGGCGGTGGCCGAGCCGGTGGTGTACATGATCGATCGCTATGTGGTCGGCGGTTTCTACCGCGTGCACACGGATCGCGGCGTGGACGAGAATCTCAACGCGCCCGGCATGCGCTTCTCGCCGCTGGCGTTCGATTCCTGCTGCGCCTTCCCCAATCCCGATTGTGCGCCGGATGACACGCCCAACCGCTTCTATGCCTACGGCGTGGTGGGCAGGCTTGCGATGCTGGCGGCGTCGGTGGAACTCGAAGAGATGCATCAGTGA